CCATTGCGGATGTTGAACATTGTGTACGGAACTAATccactacaatgttgagaactatattctgcactgtgtatcttcccccttgctctacatgagattgtatttatgtgtagtattatctgattttactggatagcatgcaaaacaaagctgttcactgcacctcggcacGCATAACAGTAATGAACCTAAACCATGCAGTCTATTCTCAGCTGCAATACTGGGTTTCCATTATTAGACACtgcaatatatatttatatattgtttTGAAAAATATTTCTGATAAAACTAAACTTACCAAGATGCCTGACATGCCACAATGGATCAATGGATGAGTGTTGTTTATAGAACACCAAGAGCATAGGTGGTGTCGTAACACTACCAGCCAGAGCACCCCCatacaagttctccctgtgaaaaTAAATGATGTGGCTATTAACTCCTGATTGCAAAGATATGCTGACATTTTTCATCGATTAATCAATTCCATTAAAGTCTgtaatttgaatttttttttttttttgacttgAGGCGTAAAATAACCCATAACTTATAACGATCTTTAATTATGTAGTCATCTACCTGCAGCAATGAAAATTTAAGTAATGGGGGTATGATTGCTCGGTGTTCTGCTGCGACTCGCCTTCTAACTCACTTTACACTAAGAAAAAGGTGTGAAGAAATACTTCCCCTTTAGCCAGATGGGTACACCAACAACACTCAGTATTCACCAATCAAGGCAAAGCAGCCCACATGATCAGATCTCTATCCTCCACATAAACTATCCCTTCCTCCACCCTTGCTGCAGTTCCATTTACAGAACTCTATTATAGTAACTCACCAAGTTTTCAAAAGCACCTTCGAAACTCATGATGTGCACTTCctagaaagagagggaaagcaaacctATGGGAACGTTACCATCCCATTGTCTCACATGAGACTGACTTGGACTCCTTTTGCCTTTTCATCGTCATCACCAGGATAACACCCGGGAAATGGTTAATTAATAGCCATTCATCCTTCATGGGATCCCTCAGCAGTTTATCACATTCAAAGTCAATTAGAAATGGGCAATAGACCATATTTCAtgtatgaattaaaaaaataaaatgcagaaCATTTGAGAATAAAATATAAATACTTAAAAATTGAAGGACTTAAGAATTGCCATGATTATGAAAATAGTTTAtttgtaattttctgttattctTACACTGCAAACTTCCCTGTTCAtctattatagacacaaaatgctggagtaattcagcaggacaggcagcattgctggatagaaggaatagatagaagaatgaagaatggtttcgacccaaaacatcacccattctttctatccagagatgctgcccgtcccactgagttactccagcatttgtgtctatctttggtgtaaaccaacatctgcagttccttcctacattgttCATCTATTGTGCTGCAATACTTCTGCTTTAACCTGAAAATAAGGAAAGGTTAGTTTAACAGCAAATAAATATTTCCATGAAGATTGATATGCTTACATTGTAATTATTAGAAACTTACACCACATTGATTTCCATCCATTTTTCAAGCTGTTCTGTGATGTTTTGttgtttccattctgtaagaTTTGCTACAAAGACACCAGGATTGAAGGAGCATGTGCCTGCCTTCATACCAAGTTTTCTAATTGTTTCCTTTTTATAATCAAGGAAGCCCAAATATGTGTTCTAGAAAACATAAGAGTTAACATTTCTTGTGGGTTATTTTATTTGAAATGTAGTGATTTCAGTCTCACCCTCTTCTCTTCTTCacttcacttcctcttctcccctctctcatcaggcaagagtaaCAGAAGGTTGaagatgcatacctccagattcaggaacagtttcttcccagctgttattagacaACTAAACAGTCCTTTCATCAGCTagggtgcagtcctgacctctggAGACttctgaactatctttaatcgaactttatcGGATTTCAATGttaaatcttgcactaaatgttgtaccctttatctgtaccctgtggataGCTTCATTCtattcatgcatagtcttttctttgactggatagcacgcaaccaaaagctttccactgtacctcggtatatgtgacaataataaactaaactagagcattgttgctgcctgatctgttgtgtCTCCAGTACATTCTGCTTTCTTTTCTtcacccagtgtaaacacctcattAGGGGTAAAGTTAATACTTGTTATGAGCCTACTCTAATTTACAAGTTATGTAAATACTTTTGGAAGAGCTGGGGATCAGAAAATCTTATGGTGGGGGATAAACTGATCTCTTGGATAACTGATATCCATACTAATTTATTTTAGCTTTTTATATTGAATGCTTTATTTTTTCAAGATGGCGCACTCAAAGCTCATGAAACGACATAATCCTGAATATACTCCACTCTCCTTACTTATATCAAATATCATATGAATATTTGTCCAGTATCTGCTAACAGCAAATTCTATCAAGATTAAAAAATACCTGACTTCCAGCACCTCTGACCAGCACCTTGGAAGATATTTCACAATCTTCAGAAAAAGCAGCAGCATGACCTGGCTTTAGTTCAGTGTCATAAAGTTCGCGGATGTCTCCTAATGCAACGAATATAAGAGAGAAATAAATACATAGTGTTGTGTTAGGCTCTAATGTCTCAAAAGTGCTTCATGCATTGAATTTTGAAAAGCTGTCTTGTCCATGATTAATTAATTTTCAGGCTTGTTAGTTTACAGATAGTGCTGGGCATAGAGATTTCAATAAAAATAGAATAAAACTAGAATGAACCTCCCAATTAATGCCATGAATTGTTGATTGttggaaataaataataataaataaatataacagAAAGCTCAAACTAGAAAGTTAGTGCACATTATTGAGCACTTCACTAAATTATGGAAAACATAATTCCTCTACACAACTCCGCATGTCATAAGTACATAGTTTAAAATTGAAGCAATAAAAGATTACCTTGTACTATCACGTCATCATCCAGGTAAATGGCTttcgctgtgccagaaatcaacaTCGGAAGGTAGAATCTTGCAAATGTCAACTAAAACAATGAAAGTTACCAAGCAAGATAAAAGTTTTAATTTTTCTTTCAAATGCATTTAATAAAAATATCTGAGATTATCAAAACAAACTGCTGTAATGGTTTAATTTCAGACATCATAAAAATATCTTTCACTATTAAATTTGTCAGAAATTATTGAGATATTGTATGTTGTATGTTTGTCTTATTTGTCATTTTCAGTTATCAAAATACTGATGTGGAAGGCATGAACACATCTTTGAAGGTAATGATGCGATTGAAAAATGtatgaaaaaaagacacaaactttAAGATAAAATAAAGGTATTTAATATAAAATCTGGAAAGATATGATTAACTATTATAAAACAATGGCCTGCTCTAAGGTGCAGGATTTTCTCCATTCTTTTTCCACTGCGATACAGGGAGGATTTCAAGAGCTTGGGGCCGGTTCAAGAAAGATTTACACGAATGGTACCAGAGTTGAGAGACTTTGATTTTGTGGAAGGTCTGGAAAAGCTACATTTGTTCATGGAACACAGGATGGTTAATAATATGttcaaaattaaacaaaattcaCAAAGAGTGAATATGGAAAAACTGTATTCAAGAGGGTCAGTAGCAATAGCTCCAGATTTAGAGTACTTGGTAAACGATGTGAAGAAAATGAATTTTCTTTTAAATATAGTAAGTTCTTATGATTCAGATTACTGTCTGATGTTGACAAATATGTTAGCAACTGAAAAAGGAAATGAACAATACATATGCTGAATTTGAAAAGTAAAATTTCATTGTGTTCAGCAAGGAGGACAGACTATTTGAAATGTTTATTGAAGATAAATAAAAGCAGATAATGCTGGAATCACTCAATAAGTAATCCGGTCgatgagaagcagagttaatgtttctgaTTAAAGACCATTCGTCAGAACCAAAACACATAATTTACAGTTTCTGGATCTTCAATAAATCTTCCAAAGATTAAGGCCTAGCACAAAGGGACAAATGCTCATCTATGCTGCACTTTAACCCACACAAACACTCAAAACGGGGTACTCACTGATTTTACTTCAGGTGAATCATCGTCGCTTGGGACTTTGCCTTTCAAAATACGCAGGTCAAATTCTAGAATTTTATACTTAATATTCATCAGTTCTCGTCTCTGAAGCCAAGAGCTAAATCAGATGAAAAGAATAATTACGAACGTTCC
The sequence above is a segment of the Amblyraja radiata isolate CabotCenter1 chromosome 18, sAmbRad1.1.pri, whole genome shotgun sequence genome. Coding sequences within it:
- the glt8d1 gene encoding glycosyltransferase 8 domain-containing protein 1 isoform X2, whose amino-acid sequence is MSFRKEYDRVQTDDFLRITEERTGEEIPILIPAVEERLGGVIAAINSIYSNTRSNVVFYIITTNDTMSHLSSWLQRRELMNIKYKILEFDLRILKGKVPSDDDSPEVKSLTFARFYLPMLISGTAKAIYLDDDVIVQGDIRELYDTELKPGHAAAFSEDCEISSKVLVRGAGSQNTYLGFLDYKKETIRKLGMKAGTCSFNPGVFVANLTEWKQQNITEQLEKWMEINVVENLYGGALAGSVTTPPMLLVFYKQHSSIDPLWHVRHLGSSAGTRYSSHFINAAKLLHWNGRFKPWGRTSPYSEIWDRWYIPDPTGKFHPVRRHPEEEEAHQKN
- the glt8d1 gene encoding glycosyltransferase 8 domain-containing protein 1 isoform X1 produces the protein MSFRKVHILVILLVAIVFLIVVRHNLINVHDLLNKDNSEYDRVQTDDFLRITEERTGEEIPILIPAVEERLGGVIAAINSIYSNTRSNVVFYIITTNDTMSHLSSWLQRRELMNIKYKILEFDLRILKGKVPSDDDSPEVKSLTFARFYLPMLISGTAKAIYLDDDVIVQGDIRELYDTELKPGHAAAFSEDCEISSKVLVRGAGSQNTYLGFLDYKKETIRKLGMKAGTCSFNPGVFVANLTEWKQQNITEQLEKWMEINVVENLYGGALAGSVTTPPMLLVFYKQHSSIDPLWHVRHLGSSAGTRYSSHFINAAKLLHWNGRFKPWGRTSPYSEIWDRWYIPDPTGKFHPVRRHPEEEEAHQKN